The Dasypus novemcinctus isolate mDasNov1 chromosome 12, mDasNov1.1.hap2, whole genome shotgun sequence genome includes a window with the following:
- the LOC139440080 gene encoding olfactory receptor 8S1-like has translation MALDNHSTISEFILLGLSADPHIQALLFVLFLQIYLLTVTGNLMLLLVTRADSHLHTPMYFFLSHLSFLDMCFSSVTVPKLLENLLSQKKTISVKGCLAQVFFLFVSAATEVGLLAAMAYDRFAAICHPLVYGQVMNSLLCKGLACGSWGLGLFVALLNIFPAMNLDFCGDYIIPHYSCELPSLFPLSCSDVSSSFTVLLCSSLLGGLGTCFLIFYSYARIGSTILRIASSSGRRKAFSTCSSHLTAVLLYYGSAFLRYLMPTSGSPLELIFSVQYSVVSSLVNPLIYSLKNNEVKRAVKRILKKHLQ, from the coding sequence ATGGCCTTGGATAACCACAGCACCATCAGCGAGTTCATCCTCCTGGGTCTGTCTGCTGATCCACACATTCAGGCTCTGCTCTTTGTGCTGTTTTTGCAAATTTACCTCCTGACTGTGACAGGGAACCTGATGCTGCTGCTGGTGACCAGGGCAGATTCTCACctgcacacccccatgtacttcttcctcagtCACCTCTCTTTCCTGGATATGTGCTTCTCTTCTGTCACAGTGCCAAAGCTGCTGGAGAATCTGTTGTCCCAGAAGAAAACCATCTCTGTAAAGGGGTGCTTGGCTCAAGTCTTTTTTCTGTTTGTGAGTGCAGCCACTGAGGTTGGCCTGCTGGCAgctatggcctatgaccgctttgctgccatctgccatcctctggtctatggtcaagtgatgaACAGCCTGCTCTGTAAGGGGCTGGCTTGCGGTTCCTGGGGCCTGGGCTTATTTGTTGCACTCCTCAACATCTTTCCAGCTATGAACTTGGACTTCTGTGGAGATTATATCATCCCCCACTACAGCTGTGAGctgccctctctcttccctctatCCTGCTCTGATGTCTCCTCCAGTTTTACTGTCTTGCTCTGCTCCAGCCTCCTTGGTGGACTAGGAACCTGTTTCTTGATCTTCTACTCTTATGCACGCATTGGTTCCACCATCTTGAGAATCGCCTCCTCCTCAGGTAGAAGGAAGGCCTTCTCCACATGCTCCTCCCACCTCACTGCAGTGCTCCTGTATTATGGCTCAGCTTTCTTGCGCTATCTCATGCCAACCTCAGGTTCTCCATTGGAGTTGATCTTCTCTGTACAGTACAGTGTGGTTTCTTCCTTAGTGAATCCCCTCATCTATAGCCTGAAAAATAATGAGGTGAAAAGAGCTGTGAAAAGAATACTAAAAAAACATCTCCAATAA